A genomic window from Chlorobium phaeobacteroides DSM 266 includes:
- a CDS encoding helicase-related protein — MSGNHTDLTFFTNDANQTLLDRFKITLSDTQLFDVLVGYFRASGFYQLCDSLEPIDKTRILVGLGIDEETGRAISAWREQTTIDFESHKTAKAQFQQTLIEEIEHSEETDEKLEHGLKKFIAFLKSECTDPAIDRNRGGNGRKLEIRAFPSKNIHAKVYIGRFAPDDRDFGFVVTGSSNFSYSGLVANREFNVELRQRRDVEFALTQFEELWAQSVDISEEFIDAVQKKTWMNDTITPYELYLKLIYEYLQEDINLRDDIQIFLPEGFMALQYQQQAVQQAIKKLNEHNGVFLADVVGLGKTFIAAQLLQQLKGRIIVICPPVLKSYWESSLHDFRVPARVESLGKLDKVIRFGLDRFDYVVIDEAHRFRNENTRSYADLLDICRGKKVILVTATPLNNTIDDIFSQLKLFQVPKNSTIPGIPNLERYFTSLRKHFNGLDRTDPAYKHAIKEVSQEIRERILKHVMVRRTRTDVITWFKNDIESQGLFFPEVQEPRRIVYTFEGELETIFNRTIGLLREFHYARYIPLLYYTGSRQLSEFERQQQRNVGGFMRGILIKRLESSFYAFRKSVRRFIESYERFLHMYNGGTIYISRNIDVYDLLDSDDFETLERYVEEEKAQKYASEDFRNDFITDLQHDMQLLRQIEQLWQDVTEDPKLDAFTDRLRNDPVLKKRMVVFTESKETGDYLFEQLNRLWPGKIMFFSSKGGRTGDPAKTHAPAQARDLIKTAFDPNEKSCDENIRILIATDVLSEGINLHRANVLIDYDLPWNPTRVLQRVGRVNRLGTKHPDIYIYNFFPTTQSDSHLQLEANITNKIQMFHDILGEDAKYLSDGEEIGSQELFDTLNRKQAYTGEDEAGDSELRYLEMMRNLRDKHPDLFEKIKRLPKKARSGRKLSGLDTDRLVTFFRIGQLKKFYLNEGVESREITFFDAASLLECQPETPRQAIPAAYYHWLETNKQRFGLDAMQEEAPSTTSGGRSNSSYIERRLKERAFRTCQKFTEPDEEFIDGVLRMLTQGLIAKKTAQTVKKALEKTDDPLDMLTILRKHIRKESEPVSQTVKSSRACREIILSGYQVSGDGE, encoded by the coding sequence AACCCATAGATAAAACGCGCATTCTTGTCGGTCTCGGTATTGACGAAGAAACCGGCCGTGCAATCAGTGCCTGGCGTGAACAGACCACCATTGATTTCGAATCCCATAAAACAGCCAAAGCCCAATTTCAGCAAACACTGATCGAGGAAATCGAACACTCTGAAGAGACCGATGAAAAGCTCGAACACGGCCTGAAAAAGTTCATAGCATTCCTGAAATCAGAATGCACAGACCCGGCAATCGACCGCAACCGTGGCGGAAATGGCAGAAAACTGGAAATCCGCGCCTTCCCATCAAAAAACATCCATGCCAAAGTCTATATCGGCCGGTTCGCCCCTGACGACCGTGATTTCGGTTTTGTCGTTACCGGTTCGAGTAACTTTTCATATTCCGGTCTGGTTGCAAACCGCGAGTTCAATGTCGAACTTCGTCAGCGTCGCGATGTCGAATTCGCCCTCACTCAGTTTGAAGAACTCTGGGCTCAATCGGTCGATATTTCAGAGGAATTCATTGATGCCGTCCAGAAAAAAACCTGGATGAACGACACCATCACACCTTACGAGCTTTATCTCAAACTCATCTACGAATACCTGCAGGAGGACATCAACCTTCGGGACGACATTCAGATATTTCTACCCGAAGGCTTCATGGCCCTGCAATATCAGCAGCAAGCTGTACAGCAGGCAATCAAGAAGCTCAACGAACACAACGGAGTCTTTCTGGCCGACGTCGTCGGTTTGGGAAAAACCTTCATTGCGGCCCAGCTTCTGCAGCAGCTCAAAGGGCGGATTATAGTCATATGTCCACCCGTACTCAAAAGCTACTGGGAATCGAGCCTTCACGACTTCCGGGTTCCTGCCCGTGTGGAATCACTCGGCAAGCTCGATAAAGTCATACGTTTCGGACTTGACCGTTTCGACTACGTTGTCATCGATGAAGCCCACCGGTTTCGGAACGAGAACACCCGGTCCTATGCAGACCTGCTCGACATCTGCCGAGGCAAGAAAGTTATCCTGGTAACCGCTACGCCGCTCAATAACACTATCGACGACATATTCTCTCAGCTCAAACTCTTTCAGGTTCCGAAAAACTCCACGATCCCCGGTATTCCGAACCTTGAGCGCTATTTCACATCGTTACGTAAACACTTCAACGGCCTTGATCGTACCGACCCTGCATACAAACATGCTATCAAGGAAGTCTCGCAGGAAATTCGCGAACGTATTCTCAAGCATGTCATGGTACGTCGTACCCGTACCGACGTCATAACATGGTTCAAAAACGATATAGAAAGTCAGGGCCTCTTTTTCCCCGAAGTTCAGGAGCCACGCCGCATTGTCTACACATTTGAAGGTGAACTTGAAACCATTTTCAACCGGACGATCGGCCTGCTGCGAGAGTTCCATTATGCCCGTTATATACCCTTGCTCTACTATACCGGCAGTCGGCAGCTTTCGGAATTCGAACGGCAGCAGCAGCGCAACGTTGGCGGCTTCATGCGAGGAATCCTTATCAAACGCCTCGAAAGCAGTTTTTATGCGTTCCGCAAGAGTGTTCGCCGTTTTATCGAGTCCTATGAGCGCTTTCTACACATGTACAATGGAGGAACCATATACATCAGCCGCAATATCGACGTCTACGACCTTCTCGACAGCGATGATTTCGAAACACTTGAACGCTACGTTGAAGAGGAAAAAGCGCAGAAATACGCTTCAGAAGACTTCCGCAACGACTTCATCACAGACCTTCAACACGACATGCAGCTCCTGCGCCAGATCGAACAGCTCTGGCAGGATGTTACAGAAGATCCCAAGCTCGACGCATTCACTGACCGGCTTCGGAATGATCCCGTTCTGAAAAAACGTATGGTCGTTTTTACAGAATCGAAAGAAACCGGCGACTATCTGTTTGAACAGCTCAACAGGCTTTGGCCCGGTAAGATTATGTTTTTCAGCAGCAAAGGCGGGCGCACAGGCGACCCAGCCAAAACGCATGCCCCGGCACAAGCCCGCGACCTTATCAAAACAGCATTCGACCCGAACGAAAAAAGCTGCGATGAGAACATCCGCATTCTCATTGCCACAGATGTTCTCTCCGAAGGAATCAACCTGCATAGGGCAAATGTTCTGATCGACTACGACCTGCCATGGAATCCCACCCGTGTGCTCCAGCGTGTCGGCAGGGTTAATCGTCTCGGAACAAAACATCCCGACATCTACATCTATAATTTTTTCCCCACAACACAATCCGACTCGCATCTTCAGCTCGAAGCCAATATCACCAACAAAATTCAGATGTTTCACGACATCCTCGGAGAAGACGCCAAATACCTTTCAGATGGTGAGGAAATTGGCAGCCAGGAACTTTTCGATACACTGAACCGCAAGCAGGCCTATACCGGCGAAGATGAAGCCGGCGATTCCGAACTACGCTACCTTGAAATGATGCGCAACCTTCGGGACAAACACCCCGATCTTTTCGAAAAGATCAAACGTCTGCCAAAAAAGGCGCGATCCGGACGAAAGCTTTCCGGTCTCGATACCGACCGTCTCGTCACCTTTTTCCGTATCGGTCAGCTGAAAAAGTTCTATCTCAACGAGGGCGTTGAAAGCAGGGAAATAACCTTCTTCGATGCGGCCTCACTGCTCGAATGTCAGCCTGAAACGCCCCGGCAGGCCATTCCTGCAGCCTATTATCATTGGCTCGAAACCAACAAACAGCGGTTTGGGCTCGATGCCATGCAGGAAGAAGCCCCATCAACCACTTCAGGCGGTCGTTCTAACAGCAGCTATATCGAAAGACGGTTGAAAGAAAGGGCATTCCGAACCTGCCAGAAATTTACCGAACCCGATGAGGAGTTCATCGACGGAGTGCTTCGCATGTTAACTCAGGGGCTGATTGCCAAAAAGACCGCGCAGACGGTCAAGAAAGCCCTTGAAAAAACCGACGATCCTCTCGATATGCTCACTATTCTGCGCAAGCACATCCGGAAAGAGAGCGAACCCGTTTCTCAAACGGTCAAATCGTCGAGGGCTTGCCGGGAAATCATTCTTTCAGGCTATCAAGTTTCAGGAGACGGAGAGTAG